A single window of Ferrimonas balearica DSM 9799 DNA harbors:
- the uvrC gene encoding excinuclease ABC subunit UvrC: MPTDSFDARAFLRSVTSEPGVYRMYDTPGGTVLYVGKAKDLKKRLSSYFRSNLPSTKTRALVAQIGHIEVTVTHTETEALILEHDYIKQYMPRYNVLLRDDKSYPYIFLSDHQHPRLAFHRGAKRAKGHYFGPYPNGGAVRESLHLMQKLFPIRQCEDGFYKNRSRPCLQYQLKRCSGPCTGMISDEDYAQQVKLARLFLQGQSQTVIGQLAEQMEQASMALAFEKAAQYRDQIQALRTVQEQQGVQGHQAELDIIGIHLEGGMACCHLLFVRQGKILGSRSYFPKVPRDTDMDELISSFLLQFYLGGGEERHIPKEIVLNVACDELPALEAMLSERGQGKVSIKTRVRGERAQFQRLAETNARSALSSRLAHKSTVAERFRQLAEALELEQPIRRMECFDISHTMGEKTVASCVVFNAEGPAKPEYRRYNISGITPGDDYAAMGQALKRRYEKVAEADNLPDILFIDGGKGQLSMAEAVMEAALAESGLPQPLMVGVAKGESRKPGLETLILGFTREVIHLPADAPALHLIQHIRDEAHRFAISGHRAARGKARGQSVLESIPGIGAKRRQQLLKFLGGMQELKRASVAELAKVPGISPQLAQKIYDALRT; the protein is encoded by the coding sequence ATGCCCACTGACTCCTTTGACGCCCGGGCGTTTCTGCGCTCGGTCACCAGTGAGCCCGGTGTGTACCGTATGTACGACACACCGGGCGGCACCGTGCTCTACGTAGGCAAAGCCAAAGACCTGAAAAAACGTCTGAGCTCCTACTTCCGCAGCAACCTGCCCAGCACCAAAACCCGCGCCCTGGTCGCCCAGATTGGCCACATTGAAGTGACGGTGACCCACACCGAAACCGAAGCGCTGATCCTGGAACATGACTACATCAAGCAGTACATGCCCCGGTACAACGTGCTGCTGCGGGACGACAAATCCTATCCCTACATTTTCCTGTCCGATCACCAACATCCACGGTTGGCGTTCCATCGTGGCGCCAAGCGGGCCAAAGGGCACTACTTTGGGCCTTACCCCAATGGCGGGGCGGTACGGGAAAGCCTGCATCTGATGCAGAAGCTGTTCCCCATTCGTCAGTGTGAGGACGGCTTCTACAAGAACCGAAGCCGCCCCTGCCTGCAGTACCAGCTTAAACGCTGCAGTGGCCCCTGTACCGGGATGATCAGCGATGAGGATTACGCCCAGCAGGTCAAACTGGCCCGGCTGTTCTTGCAGGGGCAGAGCCAAACTGTGATTGGCCAGCTGGCGGAGCAGATGGAGCAGGCCAGCATGGCCCTGGCGTTCGAGAAGGCCGCTCAGTACCGGGACCAGATCCAGGCTCTGCGTACCGTGCAGGAGCAACAGGGCGTACAGGGGCACCAGGCGGAGCTGGACATCATCGGCATCCATCTGGAAGGCGGCATGGCCTGCTGTCATCTGCTGTTTGTGCGCCAGGGCAAGATCCTGGGCAGTCGCAGTTACTTCCCCAAGGTGCCCCGCGACACCGACATGGATGAGCTGATCAGCAGCTTCCTGCTGCAGTTCTACCTTGGCGGTGGTGAAGAGCGTCATATCCCCAAAGAGATCGTCCTCAATGTGGCCTGCGATGAACTGCCGGCGCTGGAAGCGATGCTCAGCGAAAGAGGGCAGGGCAAAGTCAGCATCAAGACCCGGGTACGCGGCGAACGGGCCCAGTTTCAGCGACTGGCGGAAACCAACGCCCGCAGTGCGCTCAGCTCTCGCCTGGCCCATAAAAGCACGGTGGCGGAGCGGTTCCGGCAACTGGCGGAAGCGCTGGAGCTGGAGCAGCCTATCCGACGCATGGAGTGCTTCGACATCAGCCACACCATGGGTGAGAAAACCGTGGCTTCCTGCGTGGTGTTTAATGCCGAAGGCCCGGCCAAACCGGAGTACCGGCGCTACAACATCAGCGGCATCACCCCCGGCGATGATTATGCGGCCATGGGGCAGGCCCTGAAGCGTCGCTACGAGAAAGTGGCGGAGGCCGATAACCTGCCCGATATTCTGTTTATCGATGGCGGTAAGGGGCAACTGAGCATGGCAGAGGCCGTGATGGAAGCCGCGTTGGCGGAATCCGGACTGCCGCAGCCATTGATGGTGGGGGTGGCCAAGGGGGAGAGCCGCAAGCCGGGCCTGGAAACCCTGATCCTCGGTTTTACCCGGGAGGTGATTCACCTGCCGGCGGACGCCCCGGCGCTCCACCTTATCCAGCATATCCGCGACGAAGCCCACCGGTTTGCCATTAGCGGCCACCGGGCGGCGCGGGGCAAGGCCAGGGGCCAATCGGTGCTGGAATCGATCCCCGGAATTGGTGCCAAGCGACGTCAGCAATTGCTGAAATTTCTTGGTGGAATGCAAGAGCTTAAGCGGGCCAGTGTGGCGGAACTAGCAAAAGTGCCTGGTATCAGCCCGCAGCTGGCACAAAAGATCTATGACGCATTGCGAACGTAA
- the uvrY gene encoding UvrY/SirA/GacA family response regulator transcription factor encodes MINVLLVDDHALVRTGISRILEDERGIKVVGEVEDGEQAVAWCRKHDCDVILMDMSMPGIGGLEATRKILRYNPDARIIILTVYTEEPIPSKVMAAGAAGFLTKNAPPADMVQAIRVVASGQRYIAPEIAQQMALKPFNPEKNPFDDLSERELQITMMVTSGQKVSEISEQLNLSPKTVNSYRYRLFEKLKISGDVELTRLAIRYGMVDSEKI; translated from the coding sequence GTGATCAACGTGTTATTGGTCGACGACCATGCCCTGGTGCGAACCGGGATCAGCCGGATCCTGGAGGACGAGCGCGGGATCAAGGTGGTCGGCGAGGTTGAAGACGGCGAGCAAGCCGTCGCCTGGTGCCGGAAGCACGATTGCGATGTGATCCTCATGGACATGAGTATGCCGGGTATTGGTGGTCTCGAAGCCACCCGCAAAATCCTGCGTTACAACCCGGACGCCCGCATCATCATTTTGACCGTCTACACCGAAGAACCCATCCCCTCCAAGGTGATGGCCGCCGGTGCAGCCGGGTTCCTGACCAAAAACGCACCGCCCGCCGATATGGTGCAGGCGATTCGTGTGGTGGCCTCAGGTCAGCGCTATATCGCGCCGGAGATTGCCCAGCAGATGGCGCTCAAACCCTTTAACCCGGAGAAGAATCCGTTTGATGATCTGTCCGAGCGTGAGCTTCAGATCACCATGATGGTCACCTCCGGTCAGAAGGTGTCGGAGATCTCCGAGCAGCTGAACCTGAGCCCGAAAACCGTCAACAGCTACCGCTACCGACTGTTTGAAAAGCTGAAAATCAGTGGCGATGTGGAACTGACCCGACTGGCGATCCGTTATGGTATGGTGGACTCAGAGAAGATCTGA
- a CDS encoding acyl-CoA dehydrogenase, protein MTLLFLILIAILVVFGVTDIRRQLISRPAFAFFKRVLPPLSQTEREAMEAGNVWWDGELFRGAPDWNQLHSYPANTLTEEEQAFLDNQVATLLTMLDDYQIVQGDQDLPEAVWEYIKTEKFFSFIIPKEYGGLAFSAHAASTIVSRVASRSMSAAVTIMVPNSLGPGELLAHYGTDEQKQQWLPGLASGAEVPCFALTAPTAGSDAGAIPDTGTVCKGEHNGEEVLGIRLTWDKRYITLAPVATVLGLAFKLRDPDGLLGDKEDIGITCALIPADHEGVQLGNRHNPLGMAFMNGTTRGNDVFIPIDWIIGGPDYAGRGWRMLVECLSAGRGISLPALATATAHLATRTTSAYCGVRQQFGVQIGEFEGIQEALARIAANTYTLESARKLTVTAVDTNQKPSVITAIAKYHMTELGRSVINDAMDVHAGKGIQLGPNNYLGNNYIASPVSITVEGANILTRNLMIFGQGATRCHPYVLAEMEAVANPDTDAGLKRFDSLLISHIVYAVRNAVVSFGHAITGSRFAAKPVAGPTGRHYQHLNRLSANLAIMTDISMMVLGGSLKRREMISARLGDVLSQLYLASAVLRNYEMDGRQQADLPFVHYALEQATQEAAKALDGVIRNFPNRAVGWLCRALLFPLGNHFNGPDDQRKREVAQAIMEPGCLRNRLTHLCPVDEQLSDGITELEQAFLAQRQVAPLHKALKKAQRSGLLSRGPVSEAMLAAAVEAKVLTEEQAEQVLTAHTLCRKAIDVDEFESL, encoded by the coding sequence ATGACGTTGCTGTTCTTAATCCTGATTGCCATTTTGGTGGTCTTTGGCGTCACCGATATCCGACGTCAATTGATCTCCCGTCCGGCCTTCGCTTTCTTTAAACGGGTACTGCCGCCCCTGTCCCAAACCGAGCGTGAAGCGATGGAAGCGGGCAACGTCTGGTGGGATGGCGAGCTGTTTCGCGGTGCCCCGGACTGGAACCAGCTGCACAGCTACCCGGCCAACACCCTGACCGAAGAGGAACAGGCGTTCCTTGATAACCAGGTGGCCACGCTGCTGACCATGCTGGATGACTACCAGATTGTGCAGGGTGACCAGGATCTGCCCGAAGCGGTCTGGGAGTACATCAAGACGGAGAAGTTCTTCTCCTTTATTATCCCGAAAGAGTACGGCGGTCTGGCGTTCTCTGCCCACGCCGCATCCACCATTGTGTCCCGCGTGGCGTCCCGCTCCATGAGCGCGGCCGTGACCATTATGGTGCCCAACTCCCTGGGGCCGGGTGAGCTGCTGGCCCACTACGGTACCGATGAACAGAAGCAGCAGTGGCTGCCCGGCCTGGCCAGCGGTGCCGAAGTGCCGTGTTTCGCTCTGACGGCCCCGACCGCGGGCTCTGACGCGGGCGCGATTCCGGACACCGGCACCGTTTGCAAAGGCGAGCACAATGGCGAAGAGGTACTGGGCATCCGCCTGACCTGGGACAAGCGCTACATTACCCTGGCCCCGGTGGCCACCGTGCTGGGCCTGGCCTTTAAGCTGCGTGACCCGGATGGCCTGCTGGGGGACAAAGAGGACATTGGCATCACCTGTGCCCTGATCCCGGCTGATCACGAAGGGGTTCAACTGGGTAACCGCCACAACCCGCTGGGGATGGCGTTTATGAACGGCACCACCCGCGGCAACGATGTGTTTATCCCGATTGACTGGATCATCGGTGGCCCGGACTATGCTGGCCGTGGCTGGCGCATGCTGGTGGAGTGTCTGTCTGCGGGTCGGGGCATCTCCCTGCCGGCGCTGGCAACTGCCACCGCGCACCTGGCAACCCGAACCACCAGTGCTTACTGTGGTGTTCGCCAGCAGTTTGGTGTGCAGATTGGTGAGTTCGAAGGCATCCAGGAGGCGCTGGCCCGCATCGCGGCCAACACCTACACCCTCGAGTCTGCCCGCAAGCTGACCGTCACCGCGGTGGACACCAACCAGAAACCGTCGGTAATTACCGCGATTGCCAAATACCACATGACCGAACTGGGCCGCAGCGTCATCAACGACGCGATGGATGTGCATGCCGGTAAAGGCATCCAGTTGGGTCCGAACAACTACCTGGGCAACAACTACATTGCCTCGCCGGTATCCATCACCGTTGAGGGCGCCAACATCCTGACCCGTAACCTGATGATCTTCGGTCAGGGTGCGACCCGGTGCCATCCTTATGTGCTGGCCGAGATGGAAGCGGTGGCCAACCCGGATACCGATGCGGGCCTGAAGCGCTTTGACAGCCTGCTTATCTCCCACATCGTTTATGCCGTCCGTAATGCCGTGGTCTCCTTTGGCCACGCCATTACCGGCTCACGCTTTGCCGCCAAACCGGTTGCGGGCCCCACCGGCCGCCACTACCAGCATCTGAACCGTCTGAGCGCCAACCTGGCCATCATGACCGACATCAGCATGATGGTACTGGGTGGCAGCCTGAAGCGCCGTGAGATGATCTCCGCCCGCCTGGGTGATGTGCTGAGTCAGCTGTATCTGGCTTCTGCGGTACTGCGCAACTACGAGATGGATGGCCGTCAGCAGGCTGACCTGCCGTTTGTCCATTACGCTCTGGAGCAGGCCACTCAGGAAGCGGCCAAGGCACTGGATGGGGTGATCCGTAACTTCCCCAACCGTGCAGTGGGCTGGTTGTGCCGCGCGCTGCTGTTCCCGCTGGGTAACCATTTCAATGGCCCGGATGACCAGCGCAAGCGCGAAGTGGCCCAGGCCATCATGGAGCCGGGTTGCCTGCGTAACCGCCTGACTCACCTGTGCCCGGTGGACGAGCAACTGAGTGATGGCATCACTGAGCTGGAGCAGGCGTTCCTGGCCCAGCGTCAGGTGGCCCCGCTGCACAAAGCCCTGAAGAAGGCCCAGCGTTCTGGTTTGCTGAGCCGCGGCCCGGTCAGTGAGGCAATGTTGGCGGCCGCTGTCGAAGCCAAGGTGCTGACTGAGGAGCAGGCCGAACAAGTGCTGACCGCACACACCTTGTGCCGAAAGGCCATCGATGTGGACGAGTTTGAATCGCTCTGA
- a CDS encoding TetR/AcrR family transcriptional regulator, translating to MANRQTTKHRILDAAERLFAERGFSETSLRLITGKAEVNLASVNYHFGSKKELIQAVLARYLDRFMPAVDAAFIELDKKPDLTLQDVFEAMVQPMLDLDDLRSHGTAIFLQLLGRGYIESQGHLRWFVTTHYGDVLNRVTALVHKAAPHLPQVEVFWRLHFTLGTVVFTMSSFDALSDIARADFQQENDIESVIRRIIPYMAAGVAAPAPNLQHSLIEEVS from the coding sequence ATGGCGAATCGACAAACAACCAAGCATCGCATTCTCGATGCGGCTGAACGCCTGTTCGCTGAACGCGGATTTTCGGAAACTTCGCTGCGCCTGATTACCGGCAAGGCAGAGGTGAACCTGGCTTCGGTCAACTACCACTTCGGCTCCAAGAAGGAGCTGATCCAAGCGGTGCTGGCCCGTTACCTTGACCGGTTTATGCCGGCGGTGGATGCGGCCTTTATTGAACTGGACAAAAAACCGGACCTGACCCTGCAGGACGTGTTTGAGGCGATGGTTCAGCCGATGCTGGACCTGGATGACCTGCGCAGCCACGGCACCGCCATCTTTTTGCAGCTGCTGGGCCGGGGCTATATCGAAAGCCAGGGCCACCTGCGTTGGTTTGTCACTACCCACTATGGCGATGTGCTGAACCGGGTGACGGCACTGGTGCACAAAGCCGCGCCGCACCTGCCCCAGGTGGAGGTGTTCTGGCGACTGCACTTCACCCTGGGCACCGTGGTGTTCACCATGAGCTCCTTCGATGCGCTGTCGGACATTGCCCGCGCCGATTTCCAACAAGAAAACGACATTGAATCGGTGATTCGTCGAATCATTCCCTACATGGCTGCGGGTGTAGCTGCACCGGCGCCGAATCTCCAACACAGTCTGATAGAGGAAGTATCATGA